The Oceanispirochaeta sp. nucleotide sequence GGCACGATTATTCTCACCGAGAGTAATCCTTCCTTTATGACTTATCGTTGATCCTGATCGGGAGTTTCCCGAAGCGCAGGAATCGACTATTCTTCCAGGGCTTCTTCGAGGATGGGAGTCCTTGTTGTATTGATGACAACAGAAGAATCAAGAGCCAGGGGAGATTCACTGTCTTCCATATTCTGGAGAACTTTCAAACTTCTGGCCATAATGTCTCCTGTGGTGGCAGACATTTCCAGAAGATTCAGTAAAATTTTTTCCTGATTAAGGAGTTCATTATTCTGCTTTTCAAGCAGTTCAATCCTTTCAGCCTGCTCTTTTAGAGCCTCAACCAAAGGGTGAGTGTACTCTACGCCAGATTCTTCTTCCATTACGAAGAGAGTGCTTATGGTTCCATTTATAAATACATTTCTTATCATTGGCAGAATCCTAACAGTAATAGATCAGAAAAACAATAAACTTTTTTACGGCTCCTGAAAAAAAATACATATTTTTTGACCTGTTATTTTCCATTTTGTGCAGCTTATTCAGGAAATCATTGAGGTCAGGAGATTTATTCTCTTTTCTTTTTGGTTTTTCTTGACCTTGATTCCCATAAATTATTATTTTTTAGTCAGTAAAAACGAAAGTGCAAAACAAGACTGGAAGGTTTAAGTGGCGAAGAGAGATAAAGAGAATCAGCAGGAAGATATTGTTGATGAGATTATCACTGCAGATAATGTTCAGGAAGAACAGCCTGTTGAATATGATGTGAAGGATTCAACTGATGATAATGAAACGGAAGATAGTGAAACGGAAGAAATCAGCGAAACAGACAAACTGCTGGAAGCTGTCAATGCTTTGACCCAGGAGAATAGTGATCTGAAGGATCAGTACCTGCGCAAGCATGCTGACTTTGAAAATTACAGAAAGAGAATGGCCCGGGAAAAGGCAGACTCTATTAAATATGGAAACCAGGAACTTCTGAAAGATCTGATAGAAGTAATTGACAACTTTGACAGAGCCATAAAATCTTCAAAGGATTCACAGGATTTCAATTCCTTCAAAGAGGGAATCAGCATGATAGAGCAACAGTTCACTGGCATGCTGGAAAGTAAATGGAGTCTGAAGAAGATGGAATCTGTTGGATCGGTATATGATCCGAATGCCCATGAATCACTCATGATGGAGGAATCCTCAG carries:
- the grpE gene encoding nucleotide exchange factor GrpE; protein product: MAKRDKENQQEDIVDEIITADNVQEEQPVEYDVKDSTDDNETEDSETEEISETDKLLEAVNALTQENSDLKDQYLRKHADFENYRKRMAREKADSIKYGNQELLKDLIEVIDNFDRAIKSSKDSQDFNSFKEGISMIEQQFTGMLESKWSLKKMESVGSVYDPNAHESLMMEESSDIGVPTVIEDFQAGYTLYDRVLRPAKVKVGKPADPAAKTNQDSSEVS